In the genome of Penaeus monodon isolate SGIC_2016 chromosome 30, NSTDA_Pmon_1, whole genome shotgun sequence, the window NNNNNNNNNNNNNNNNNNNNNNNNNNNNNNNNNNNNNNNNNNNNNNNNNNNNNNNNNNNNNNNNNNNNNNNNNNNNNNNNNNNNNNNNNNNNNNNNNNNNNNNNNNNNNNNNNNNNNNNNNNNNNNNNNNNNNNNNNNNNNNNNNNNNNNNNNNNNNNNNNNNNNNNNNNNNNNNNNNNNNNNNNNNNNNNNNNNNNNNNNNNNNNNNNNNNNNNNNNNNNNNNNNNNNNNNNNNNNNNNNNNNNNNNNNNNNNNNNNNNNNNNNNNNNNNNNNNNNNNNNNNNNNNNNNNNNNNNNNNNNNNNNNNNNNNNNNNNNNNNNNNNNNNNNNNNNNNNNNNNNNNNNNNNNNNNNNNNNNNNNNNNNNNNNNNNNNNNNNNNNNNNNNNNNNNNNNNNNNNNNNNNNNNNNNNNNNNNNNNNNNNNNNNNNNNNNNNNNNNNNNNNNNNNNNNNNNNNNNNNNNNNNNNNNNNNNNNNNNNNNNNNNNNNNNNNNNNNNNNNNNNNNNNNNNNNNNNNNNNNNNNNNACAGCACAAAACGAACTACTCGACAGGCAAAACCACGAAGCTACGCCCCTACGTCTGCCGAAGGGCGCAGAGGAACCTCCAGTGGAGACTAAACTCGGCGAGGAAGATAAGCGCAGCTGTTCCTAAGCCGAAGCCCAGAAGCATGAGAGGCCCTTGCATATGCCTCACGGTAAGTGCCCTGGGTCCGTCCTCGAGGTGTTCCGTCCCTTGGTCGTTCTTCTTCTGCTGTTCTTGCTTCCTGCTGCTCTCTCGCCTTGCTTTCTCGATGAGGTCTTCTACCCATTTGTTGTACAGGCCGCTCTGGAAGGGGAGAAGGCAGGGTCTGGGTGGGGTTGCCCCCATTACCGCTAACCttgcgaatgcgatgatggagccCCGACTTCGAATTAGTATTTCCGTAActaatttttaaatcataacgGCTGTACTGCGATCTTGTAAGTTTATTTACGTGNNNNNNNNNNNNNNNNNNNNNNNNNNNNNNNNNNNNNNNNNNAGCNNNNNNNNNNNNNNNNNNNNNNNNNNNNNNNNNNNNNNCCAATCAACGCCGAAGTCATGGCTCTAGCGTCGCATTCGTATCATTTGCGGTAATGACGGTAACCCTGGTTGTGGATAAAGGTTTTGAAATAAGACGAGCGGGTTACTGTTTTTTTCCGTGTGTTCTAGTGTTTTTAGGTGGTCTTTCTGGATTGCATATAGAGTCCTTCCATTTGCGTGTCtacatattactttatataaatataaatataaataaccgCAGTAAGCTAGCACTCTATTTTAATTTCTGTCTGTAACTCCACTATCGTACTCTCCTGTAAGAGATAATTTCCATACAAACTCAGAATAGAGTTTGGTTAGCTAATTCCTTTGTCGAGTCGTCTGATCAGTGATTTAGTCCTGTCCTTTCCGGTTTACAGAGTTGAATGGGTTAGTATCAAAGAGGGTATCTGTAATAAAATACGTTACTGCATCATTATCCCTTACAAATAGAGTGGGTGTCGTGcattagatgtgtatatgtatattccattTTTATTACACTAACAAATatctaaattaaaaaacaacactatAAAACAGCGACCCAGTTGAGCCACAGTattgtattgtttgtgttttagCACCAttattaaaattccaaaaaattttttttttaactactctCAACGATCATGCTGGGCTTTGTAATTTCCACACGCTAAAGTTGTTTGTTActtaatgtttataaataaataaatggNNNNNNNNNNNNNNNNNNNNNNNNNNNNNNNNNNNNNNNNNNNNNNNNNNNNNNNNNNNNNNNNNNNNNNNNNNNNNNNNNNNNNNNNNNNNNNNNNNNNNNNNNNNNNNNNNNNNNNNNNNNNNNNNNNNNNNNNNNNNNNNNNNNNNNNNNNNNNNNNNNNNNNNNNNNNNNNNNNNNNNNNNNNNNNNNNNNNNNNNNNNNNNNNNNNNNNNNNNNNNNNNNNNNNNNNNNNNNNNNNNNNNNNNNNNNNNNNNNNNNNNNNNNNNNNNNNNNNNNNNNNNNNNNNNNNNNNNNNNNNNNGTCCACGGATGGAAGAGCCATGTTTCAATGACTTTCCTTCAAANNNNNNNNNNNNNNNNNNNNNNNNNNNNNNNNNNNNNNNNNNNNNNNNNNNNNNNNNNNNNNNNNNNNNNNNNNNNNNNNNNNNNNNNNNNNNNNNNNNNNNNNNNNNNNNNNNNNNNNNNNNNNNNNNNNNNNNNNNNNNNNNNNNNNNNNNNNNNNNNNNNNNNATCATTACcaccatttcccccaaaaaattcgaGATCTCAAAAACTCACCTCAACGAACATCATGAGATAGCGGTCCAGCTGGGGTTTGTACGGCGCGTCATGGGGGACAGGCCAGGCGGCGGGACTCGGGAAAATAGGGTTCTTTCCGATGTAAAGCTTGGTCTGGCCGTTGACATCAGTAAAGTCTTGGGCGATGGTGTATTCCAGGTACCGTAAGCTAGATATGAGAGCGtggctggggaaggggggtgatttaaaggggaagatatatatatatatattttttagttctaATGTTGTTTGAGAAACGAAGAAGGATGAACAGGGGACATacattaaagattaaaaaacgGTGGACAGTTAATTTAGTTTTCTGTTAtagttggttttgtgttttttttttacggtgctGGNNNNNNNNNNNNNNNNNNNNNNNNNNNNNNNNNTTTTAAATCNNNNNNNNNNNNNNNNNNNNNNNNNNNNNNNNNNNNNNNNNNNNNNNNNNNNNNNNNNNNCTAACCGTCGGACTTGTATGCCCAAATTGCACTGAAACCTAAAACCGAAGTCATTATCATATAacagcaaggaaaaaaaacaatactcagaaaaataaataatttcctcATTTAATCATCTatcaaaacactcacacaaagaaaCAATACTATACTTCCATCTCATCCCCAcaaattatttccttatttttttctctatctatcaaNNNNNNNNNNNNNNNNNNNNNNNNNNNNNNNNNNNNNNNNNNNNNNNNNNNNNNNNNNNNNNNNNNNNNNNNNNNNNNNNNNNNNNNNNNNACCCAAACGACTAAATATTACACACGCTGAATACATCAACTCAAATAACTACTGCCGCAACGCGCTCTTCAACGCACTTTTTCTCCCTGGCCAGATTTAAGCCTTCGTGGATTGAAGGGCCAATGAAGAGGAGGTTGCCAAGAGCCTGGAAGATGGGCGAGTCTGATCCCGTAAAGAAGGTCTTCCAGTCTCCTCCGTAGCTTGGCATATTCACTCTNNNNNNNNNNNNNNNNNNNNNNNNNNNNNNNNNNNNNNNNNNNNNNNNNNNNNNNNNNNNNNNNNNNNNNNNNNNNNNNNNNNNNNNNNNNNNNNNNNNNNNNNNNNNNNNNNNNNNNNNNNNNNNNNNNNNNNNNNNNNNNNNNNNNNNNNNNNNNNNNNNNNNNNNNNNNNNNNNNNNNNNNNNNNNNNNNNNNNNNNNNNNNNNNNNNNNNAGANNNNNNNNNNNNNNNNNNNNNNNNNNNNNNNNNNNNNNNNNNNNNNNNNNNNNNNNNNNNNNNNNNNNNNNNNNNNNNNNNNNNNNNNNNNNNNNNNNNNTCAACTTCAtgatatgaagaaatatattccTTACAAATGATACATTCcagattttgattaaaaaaaaatNNNNNNNNNNNNNNNNNNNNNNNNACAAACCAATAAAGTCACATATGCCTACTAACTAACACATTTCCTCACCTTTCCACGGTTTCTACAAGATCAGCCACTGTTTCAGGCCTGGGAGGGTAcacagggagagtgagagaagcagTTAAGTTACCCCTGTAAGCCACCCCGATGACGAAGGAGAAAACGAGCCACGCCGTAACCACAAGCCGGGCCGAGGTCGCTCTGAAGGTAGACTGCGTTAGATTTTGACCCAGAAACGTTTTGAACACCTCGAGGAAAAGCTTGCAGAGGTCTGACGTTCTGACGGCGTCCCACCGACCTCTGAGGTGGGCCATCTGTGATGAGGNNNNNNNNNNNNNNNNNNNNNNNNNNNNNTTAATGTGTGTGTCGAGGCTGGTGGGACGTATATTCACGATATATCTAGTATGTACAACTGTTATCATCAGTGCCACGAGAGGCTGTGTCGATTCTTGaagggaataatataaaaaaaaactttaatttctttcACCATCCCTCTTTGACACGACCTAATACACTGGCCACACAATCTCACCGAACAAATCCACAATctacacccaccccaccaaaacaaccacgacgcaacacacccaaacaccacgaCACTCACCACAAGCAACACCAGGGGCACAATGACAAGCACGGTCACTGTCCCAGCCCAAACTTGGTGAGCCAGAGGGTAGTAGAGGCTCTCCCACTGTGGCCTCAGACCGGGCTTAGCAAGGCAGAAGCTCTCGTAACTAAACTGGTAGGTGTAGGTGAAGTCGTGGCGTTCGAGACGATTCACGAGCACCACGTAGTAGATGGAAGCTATGAATGAAactctctcctctactttccgTGTCACCTGCAAGAGAGTTTGGATGCTGTGAATGGCCTTGTGTTTTTCGTCTAATGGTTGAGTGGTAATAATTCTTTGGATGGTAATCGTTATTTTTTCgtaatagttatgatagtagtaatagttactTTAAATTAAGTATTTTAGCAGTAAGTTATTTTAATAGTAATGGATATCTTAATAACAATggttattttaataacaatggttattttaatagtaatagtaataattattttattaaaaaataatcctcgtgtattatgaatatttacacCCAGAAATACACAGGTCCATCATAAACAAAAAGGCATTATAATCATTTAGGAACATTagtctttatttatctttattgaatAGTATGACATAATGTAAATTTTCGATTTACGATATTTATGGCGGCTTTTTAACTGTTCTACTTtgcaaaaagtaaaagagaaaaaaaaatcagtatctttattgttgcgtgtgtgcaaatacatatcATTTCATGACAAAAATTATTTGTTACCGACACTAAAATACGATATTTTGGTAAATAATTTTCGTAGTNNNNNNNNNNNNNNNNNNNNNNNNNNNNNNNNNNNNNNNNNNNNNNNNNNNNNNNNNNNNNNNNNNNNNNNNNNNNNNNNNNNNNNNNNNNNNNNNNNNNNNNNNNNNNNNNNNNNNNNNNNNNNNNNNNNNNNNNNNNCCTTAAATTCTGAAATCTTCTAAGTAGGCCTACTGGTAACTGTAAGTAAACGAGGAACAAGTCCATAACGAACCACGTTATAATAACCTCAACGAAATCCTTGGTGGGAACTTGGCGAATTCGGAAATTGAGCGCCTTCGCTATGGTGTCCAGAGCCATGAAGTCGCTGCCACTGTACTCCTTGACCTTTGACCCATCAGCTGCCATGACCTCCTTCTCGTCCCAAAATGGCGCCCAAACACCAGATGTGATGTTGACGTAACCGCCGTGGAAACTATTGGATTAATGCTGGtataatgatgagagagagaggggggagggaggaNNNNNNNNNNNNNNNNNNNNNNNNNNNNNNNNNNNNNNNNNNNNNNNNNNNNNNNNNNNNNNNNNNNNNNNNNNNNNNNNNNNNNNNNNNNNNNNNNNNNNNNNNNNNNNNNNNNNNNNNNNNNNNNNNNNNNNNNNNNNNNNNNNNNNNNNNNNNNAAAAAAAAAGtcctcattttttttaacggaatCATACTCTATATAATTATTCACTCActacacatgaaaaaaataacacaacgcTAATAATCCACCGTTTTCCCAGAATAAAGACTCtaagaacaaaacaaatatacttacacacattaGTTTAAAACATTACACACTATACAACGCTATAACGGACCTACCATCTCTCTGCCTTGCTTCCTTCAATACACATAACCAATGTACCAACCTATTCataatttctttgatgatttttaacgAACGCGTATGCAAGTCAGCACACACGGAC includes:
- the LOC119592274 gene encoding uncharacterized protein LOC119592274 encodes the protein MGRPPQAPSISRLSFASVSVSCSEDLTFLTSFAERSLEGRLFVWTTRLLLVTRLALSDLRDVLSSRWTFSMMNTVALNVEENGRSSVYAHMPYSREGSQFLKLGSWSRKFRLFLRSPFEIFNEKYENFHGGYVNITSGVWAPFWDEKEVMAADGSKVKEYSGSDFMALDTIAKALNFRIRQVPTKDFVEVTRKVEERVSFIASIYYVVLVNRLERHDFTYTYQFSYESFCLAKPGLRPQWESLYYPLAHQVWAGTVTVLVIVPLVLLVMAHLRGRWDAVRTSDLCKLFLEVFKTFLGQNLTQSTFRATSARLVVTAWLVFSFVIGVAYRGNLTASLTLPVYPPRPETVADLVETVERVNMPSYGGDWKTFFTGSDSPIFQALGNLLFIGPSIHEGLNLAREKNLRYLEYTIAQDFTDVNGQTKLYIGKNPIFPSPAAWPVPHDAPYKPQLDRYLMMFVESGLYNKWVEDLIEKARRESSRKQEQQKKNDQGTEHLEDGPRALTVRHMQGPLMLLGFGLGTAALIFLAEFSLHWRFLCALRQT